A region from the Enterobacter roggenkampii genome encodes:
- a CDS encoding molecular chaperone, translating into MKLTLLKSLCLMLVGTAFTTHAAVNLDRTRIVFPESDKASSLKIENQSKALPYLALSWIEDEKGRKEDRHFMALPPIQRIEAGSASQVRIVKQAATSQLPKDRESLFYFNLREVPPKSTSASDERSVMQVAMQSRIKLFWRPKAITKKPGEQAEMRMEVSATANGLTIHNPTPYYITLAWLSKNARTMLPGFDSLMLAPFATATTSTGDYHGNYYSIGYIDDYGALKKVDVQCAGTAQCSLTERKIEKDAQSR; encoded by the coding sequence ATGAAATTAACCTTACTCAAAAGCCTGTGCCTGATGCTGGTCGGCACAGCATTCACCACTCACGCGGCCGTAAACCTGGACCGCACGCGCATTGTCTTTCCGGAAAGCGACAAGGCCAGCAGCCTGAAGATTGAAAACCAGAGTAAAGCGCTGCCCTATCTGGCGCTCTCCTGGATTGAAGATGAGAAAGGCCGTAAAGAAGACAGGCATTTCATGGCGCTGCCTCCGATTCAACGCATTGAAGCGGGTTCCGCATCGCAGGTCAGGATCGTTAAGCAAGCGGCCACCAGTCAGTTACCGAAAGACAGAGAATCCCTGTTTTATTTCAACCTGCGCGAAGTGCCGCCGAAAAGCACCAGCGCCAGCGATGAACGCAGCGTCATGCAGGTGGCGATGCAGAGCAGGATCAAGCTGTTCTGGCGTCCTAAAGCGATTACCAAAAAACCCGGCGAGCAGGCGGAAATGCGGATGGAAGTTTCAGCCACTGCGAATGGGCTGACCATACATAACCCGACGCCGTACTACATCACGCTGGCGTGGCTCAGTAAGAATGCCAGAACCATGCTGCCGGGCTTCGACAGCCTGATGCTTGCGCCTTTCGCGACAGCAACAACCTCTACCGGTGACTACCACGGTAACTATTACAGCATCGGTTATATCGACGATTACGGCGCGCTGAAAAAGGTCGACGTACAGTGCGCGGGAACGGCGCAGTGCTCGCTCACCGAACGGAAGATCGAAAAAGATGCGCAATCTCGCTAA
- a CDS encoding TIGR04211 family SH3 domain-containing protein — protein MLKLRLIGLTLLAFSAATAVHAEEKRYVSDELNTWVRSGPGDNYRLVGTVNAGEEVTLLQTNADTNYGQVRDSSGRTSWIPLKELSTVPSLRTRVPDLENQVKTLTDKLNNIDGTWNQRTAEMQQKVAQSDGVINGLKEENQKLKNELIVAQKKVNAANLQLDDKQRTIIMQWFMYGGGVLGVGLVLGLVLPHLIPSRKRKDRWMN, from the coding sequence ATGCTTAAATTACGCCTGATTGGACTTACTTTACTCGCTTTTAGCGCCGCAACCGCAGTGCACGCTGAAGAGAAGCGTTACGTTTCTGACGAACTGAACACCTGGGTACGCAGTGGCCCCGGAGATAATTATCGCCTCGTGGGTACGGTGAATGCCGGCGAGGAAGTCACCCTGTTACAGACCAACGCGGACACCAACTACGGTCAGGTTCGCGACAGTTCTGGCCGCACGTCCTGGATCCCGCTGAAAGAGCTGAGCACCGTGCCAAGCCTGCGCACCCGCGTACCGGATCTGGAAAATCAGGTGAAAACCCTGACCGACAAGCTGAACAATATCGACGGAACCTGGAACCAGCGTACCGCCGAGATGCAGCAGAAAGTGGCGCAGAGCGACGGGGTGATTAACGGCCTGAAAGAAGAGAACCAGAAGCTGAAAAACGAGCTGATTGTCGCGCAGAAGAAAGTGAATGCCGCCAACCTGCAGCTCGATGACAAACAGCGCACCATCATCATGCAGTGGTTTATGTATGGCGGCGGCGTGCTGGGCGTCGGTCTGGTGCTGGGTCTGGTTCTGCCGCACCTGATCCCAAGCCGTAAACGTAAAGATCGCTGGATGAACTAA
- a CDS encoding inorganic triphosphatase, translating to MAQEIELKFIVEKDSVDALRQHLHTLSGEHHAPVQLLNIYYETPDNWLRRHDMGLRIRGASGRYEMTMKIAGRVVGGLHQRPEYNIDISQPELELERFPAEVWPEGELPATLAEQVQPLFSTDFWREKWLVTEGKSRIEIALDLGEVKAGEYQEPICELELELLEGDANDVLKLARRLVNQSGLRQGSLSKAARGYHLAAGNAPRVLKETTILRVAPKASVEQGLEAALELALSQWQYHEELWVRNVKNAKSHVLAAIALVRHTLTLFGGIVPRKASAHLRDLLTQTETLMLSDVSAQTAIYSPQAASAKLALTEFLVTRGWRAFLDAKAEAKIAENFKRFADIHLSRHAAELKSTFAYPLGDKYGDQLPRLSRNIDSMLLLSGAYDGPQAQAWLENWQGLKHAIETRQHIEIEHFRNEAISQEPYWLHSGKR from the coding sequence ATGGCTCAGGAAATCGAATTAAAATTTATCGTCGAAAAAGACAGCGTTGACGCACTCCGCCAGCATCTGCATACGCTCTCCGGCGAACACCATGCACCGGTACAACTGCTTAATATTTATTACGAAACGCCGGATAACTGGCTACGCCGCCACGATATGGGGCTGCGCATCCGTGGCGCGAGTGGGCGCTACGAGATGACGATGAAAATTGCCGGCCGCGTGGTCGGCGGGTTACATCAGCGTCCGGAATACAATATCGACATCAGTCAGCCAGAACTTGAGCTGGAACGTTTTCCGGCGGAAGTCTGGCCGGAAGGCGAGCTGCCTGCCACGCTGGCGGAGCAGGTGCAGCCGCTGTTCAGCACCGATTTCTGGCGCGAGAAATGGCTGGTGACGGAAGGTAAAAGCCGCATCGAAATCGCCCTCGATCTGGGTGAGGTGAAGGCGGGTGAGTACCAGGAGCCGATCTGCGAACTGGAGCTTGAGCTGCTGGAAGGGGACGCAAATGACGTGCTGAAGCTGGCGCGCAGGCTGGTGAACCAGTCCGGATTGCGCCAGGGGAGCCTGAGCAAAGCCGCGCGGGGTTACCATCTGGCCGCCGGAAATGCGCCGCGCGTGCTGAAAGAGACGACCATTTTGCGCGTTGCGCCGAAAGCCAGCGTTGAGCAGGGGCTGGAAGCCGCGCTGGAGCTGGCGCTTTCTCAGTGGCAGTACCATGAAGAGCTGTGGGTACGAAATGTGAAAAACGCCAAATCCCACGTGCTGGCGGCCATTGCCCTGGTGCGCCATACCCTGACGCTCTTCGGCGGTATTGTTCCTCGCAAAGCGAGCGCTCACTTACGTGATCTGCTGACGCAAACCGAAACGCTGATGCTCTCGGACGTATCTGCGCAGACGGCGATCTACAGTCCGCAAGCCGCTTCGGCAAAACTGGCGCTGACCGAGTTTCTTGTGACGCGCGGCTGGCGCGCCTTCCTGGATGCGAAAGCCGAGGCCAAAATCGCGGAAAACTTTAAGCGTTTCGCAGACATTCATCTTTCCCGTCATGCGGCCGAACTGAAGAGCACCTTTGCGTATCCGCTCGGCGATAAGTATGGCGATCAGCTTCCCCGTCTTTCGCGCAACATCGACAGCATGCTGCTCCTTTCCGGTGCCTACGACGGGCCACAGGCGCAGGCGTGGCTGGAAAACTGGCAGGGGCTGAAGCATGCCATCGAAACCCGTCAGCATATTGAGATAGAGCATTTCCGTAACGAGGCCATTTCGCAGGAGCCGTACTGGCTGCACAGCGGAAAACGTTAA
- the hldE gene encoding bifunctional D-glycero-beta-D-manno-heptose-7-phosphate kinase/D-glycero-beta-D-manno-heptose 1-phosphate adenylyltransferase HldE has translation MKVTLPEFERAGVMVVGDVMLDRYWYGPTSRISPEAPVPVVKVDTIEERPGGAANVAMNIASLGAHSRLVGLTGIDDAARALSKSLADVNVKCDFVSVPTHPTITKLRVLSRNQQLIRLDFEEGFEGVDPEPLHERINQALGNIGALVLSDYAKGALASVQTMIQLARKASVPVLIDPKGTDFERYRGATLLTPNLSEFEAVAGKCKTEEELVERGMKIIADFELSALLVTRSEQGMTLLQPGKAPLHMPTQAQEVYDVTGAGDTVIGVLAATLAAGNSLEEACYFANAAAGVVVGKLGTSTVSPIELENAVRGRADTGFGVMTEEELKVAVAAARKRGEKVVMTNGVFDILHAGHVSYLANARKLGDRLIVAVNSDASTKRLKGETRPVNPLEQRMIVLGALEAVDWVVSFEEDTPQRLIAGILPDLLVKGGDYKPEQIAGSEEVWANGGEVMVLNFEDGCSTTNIIKKIQKDSQ, from the coding sequence ATGAAAGTAACACTGCCAGAGTTTGAACGTGCTGGAGTAATGGTTGTTGGGGATGTGATGCTGGATCGCTACTGGTATGGGCCGACCAGCCGCATCTCTCCGGAAGCACCGGTACCGGTGGTTAAGGTCGACACCATTGAAGAGCGTCCCGGCGGCGCGGCAAACGTGGCGATGAACATAGCCTCTCTGGGCGCGCACTCGCGTCTGGTTGGCCTGACCGGTATCGACGATGCGGCGCGCGCGCTGAGCAAGTCGCTGGCGGACGTGAACGTGAAGTGTGACTTCGTTTCTGTTCCGACCCACCCGACCATCACCAAGCTGCGCGTGCTGTCACGTAACCAGCAGCTGATCCGCCTTGACTTTGAAGAAGGGTTCGAAGGCGTTGATCCCGAGCCGCTGCACGAGCGCATTAACCAGGCGTTAGGCAATATCGGCGCGCTGGTGCTGTCCGACTACGCGAAAGGCGCGCTGGCCAGCGTGCAGACGATGATCCAGCTGGCGCGTAAGGCCAGCGTACCGGTGCTGATCGATCCTAAGGGCACCGACTTTGAGCGCTATCGCGGCGCAACCCTCCTGACGCCAAACCTCTCCGAGTTTGAAGCGGTGGCGGGCAAATGCAAAACCGAGGAAGAGCTGGTTGAGCGCGGCATGAAGATCATTGCTGACTTCGAATTATCTGCGCTGCTGGTGACCCGCTCCGAGCAGGGGATGACGCTGCTGCAGCCGGGCAAGGCACCACTGCATATGCCAACCCAGGCGCAGGAAGTGTATGACGTGACCGGTGCCGGTGATACGGTGATCGGCGTGCTGGCGGCGACGCTGGCGGCGGGGAACTCCCTGGAAGAAGCGTGCTACTTCGCCAACGCCGCGGCAGGTGTGGTCGTCGGTAAACTCGGTACCTCAACCGTGTCCCCAATCGAGCTGGAAAACGCGGTGCGCGGCCGTGCGGATACCGGCTTTGGCGTCATGACCGAAGAGGAACTGAAAGTGGCCGTTGCTGCCGCGCGCAAGCGCGGTGAAAAAGTGGTGATGACTAACGGCGTGTTCGACATCCTGCACGCGGGCCATGTCTCTTATCTGGCGAATGCGCGAAAGCTGGGCGATCGCCTGATTGTGGCGGTGAACAGCGATGCGTCCACGAAGCGCCTGAAGGGTGAAACGCGTCCGGTGAACCCGCTTGAGCAGCGTATGATCGTGCTCGGCGCGCTGGAAGCCGTGGACTGGGTGGTGTCGTTTGAAGAAGACACGCCGCAGCGCCTGATTGCCGGTATTCTGCCGGACCTGCTGGTGAAGGGTGGGGATTACAAGCCGGAGCAAATCGCGGGCAGCGAAGAGGTCTGGGCCAACGGCGGCGAGGTGATGGTGCTCAACTTTGAGGACGGGTGTTCAACCACCAACATCATCAAGAAGATCCAGAAAGACAGTCAGTAA
- the glnE gene encoding bifunctional [glutamate--ammonia ligase]-adenylyl-L-tyrosine phosphorylase/[glutamate--ammonia-ligase] adenylyltransferase, with amino-acid sequence MPLSSPLQQQWQTVCERLPESLPASSLSEQAKSVLVFSDFVQESIAVYPDWLAELENVPPQADEWRHYAAWLQAALEDVADEATLMRVLRQFRRRVMVRIAWAQALELVSEESTLQQLSELAQTLIVAARDWLYAACCKEWGTPCSEEGVPQPLLILGMGKLGGCELNFSSDIDLIFAWPENGSTRGGRRELDNAQFFTRLGQRLIKALDQPTQDGFVYRVDMRLRPFGDSGPLVLSFAALEDYYQEQGRDWERYAMVKARIMGDSDDAYANELRAMLRPFVFRRYIDFSVIQSLRNMKGMIAREVRRRGLKDNIKLGAGGIREIEFIVQVFQLIRGGREPSLQSRSLLPTLSAIEQLHLLPDGDAQTLREAYLFLRRLENLLQSINDEQTQTLPGDDLNRARLAWGMRVDDWSTLTERLDAHMAGVRRIFNELIGDDESESQDDALSEHWRELWQDALQEDDTTPVLTHLTDDSRHRVVALIADFRLELNKRAIGPRGRQVLDHLMPHLLSEVCSRADAPVPLSRMMPLLSGIITRTTYLELLSEFPGALKHLISLCAASPMVANKLARYPLLLDELLDPNTLYQPTATDAYRDELRQYLLRVPEEDEEQQLEALRQFKQAQMLRVAAADIAGTLPVMKVSDHLTWLAEAIIDAVVQQAWVQMVARYGQPKHLADREGRGFAVVGYGKLGGWELGYSSDLDLIFLHDCPVDVMTDGEREIDGRQFYLRLAQRIMHLFSTRTSSGILYEVDARLRPSGAAGMLVTSTESFADYQKNEAWTWEHQALVRARVVYGDPQLKTQFDAVRKDVMTTPREGSTLQTEVREMREKMRAHLGNKHRDRFDIKADEGGITDIEFITQYLVLLHAHDKPKLTRWSDNVRILELLAQNDIMDEQEAQALTRAYTTLRDELHHLALQEQPGHVALDCFVAERAQVTASWQKWLVEPCVTNQV; translated from the coding sequence ATGCCGCTTTCTTCACCGTTACAGCAGCAGTGGCAGACCGTTTGCGAACGTCTGCCTGAGTCATTACCGGCGTCATCGTTAAGCGAGCAGGCGAAAAGCGTGCTCGTCTTCAGTGATTTTGTGCAGGAAAGCATTGCCGTCTACCCGGACTGGCTGGCGGAGCTTGAGAACGTACCGCCTCAGGCGGACGAGTGGCGGCACTATGCCGCCTGGCTGCAGGCCGCGCTTGAAGACGTCGCGGATGAGGCGACGCTGATGCGCGTCCTGCGTCAGTTCCGCCGTCGTGTGATGGTGCGCATTGCCTGGGCGCAGGCGCTGGAGCTGGTGAGCGAAGAGAGTACGCTGCAGCAGTTAAGCGAGCTGGCGCAGACGCTGATTGTCGCCGCGCGCGACTGGCTCTACGCCGCCTGCTGTAAAGAGTGGGGCACGCCGTGCAGCGAGGAAGGGGTTCCTCAGCCACTGTTGATCCTGGGGATGGGCAAGCTGGGCGGCTGCGAGCTGAACTTCTCCTCCGATATCGACCTGATTTTTGCCTGGCCCGAGAACGGCTCCACGCGCGGCGGCCGTCGCGAGCTGGACAACGCCCAGTTCTTTACCCGCCTCGGTCAGCGTCTGATTAAGGCGCTGGATCAGCCGACGCAGGACGGCTTTGTCTACCGCGTGGACATGCGTCTGCGTCCGTTCGGCGACAGCGGGCCGCTGGTGCTGAGCTTTGCCGCGCTGGAGGATTACTACCAGGAGCAGGGGCGCGACTGGGAGCGTTACGCGATGGTCAAGGCACGGATCATGGGCGACAGCGACGACGCCTACGCCAACGAGCTGCGCGCCATGCTGCGCCCGTTCGTGTTCCGTCGCTATATTGACTTCAGCGTGATCCAGTCCCTGAGAAATATGAAAGGGATGATCGCCCGTGAGGTGCGCCGTCGCGGGCTGAAGGACAACATCAAGCTCGGCGCGGGCGGCATTCGCGAAATCGAATTTATCGTCCAGGTCTTCCAGCTGATTCGCGGCGGGCGCGAGCCGTCGCTACAGTCCCGCTCGCTGCTGCCGACGCTGAGCGCCATTGAGCAGCTTCACCTGCTGCCGGACGGCGACGCGCAAACCCTGCGCGAGGCCTATCTTTTCCTGCGCCGTCTGGAAAACCTGCTGCAAAGCATCAACGACGAACAGACCCAGACCCTGCCGGGGGATGACCTTAACCGGGCGCGTCTGGCCTGGGGGATGCGCGTGGATGACTGGTCAACGCTGACCGAACGGCTCGATGCCCATATGGCAGGCGTGCGCCGCATCTTCAACGAGCTAATCGGTGATGACGAAAGCGAATCGCAGGACGATGCCCTTTCCGAGCACTGGCGCGAGCTGTGGCAGGACGCGCTCCAGGAAGATGACACCACGCCGGTGCTGACGCATTTAACCGACGACTCGCGCCATCGCGTGGTGGCGCTGATTGCCGATTTCCGTCTTGAGCTGAACAAGCGCGCCATTGGCCCGCGCGGCCGTCAGGTGCTGGATCACCTGATGCCGCACCTGCTGAGCGAGGTCTGCTCGCGGGCGGATGCGCCGGTGCCGCTGTCGCGCATGATGCCGCTGCTGAGCGGGATCATCACGCGCACCACGTACCTTGAGCTTTTGAGCGAGTTTCCGGGGGCGCTGAAGCACCTGATTTCCCTCTGCGCCGCCTCCCCGATGGTGGCCAACAAGCTGGCGCGCTACCCTCTGCTGCTGGATGAGCTGCTCGACCCGAACACCCTGTATCAACCCACGGCGACGGATGCCTACCGTGACGAGCTGCGTCAGTATCTGCTGCGCGTGCCGGAAGAGGACGAAGAGCAGCAGCTGGAGGCGCTGCGACAGTTTAAGCAGGCCCAGATGCTGCGCGTGGCGGCGGCGGATATCGCCGGAACGCTGCCGGTAATGAAAGTGAGCGATCACTTAACCTGGCTCGCGGAGGCGATCATCGACGCGGTCGTGCAGCAGGCGTGGGTGCAGATGGTGGCCCGCTACGGCCAGCCGAAGCACCTTGCTGACCGTGAGGGGCGGGGCTTTGCCGTGGTCGGTTATGGCAAGCTCGGCGGCTGGGAGCTGGGATACAGTTCCGATCTGGATTTAATTTTCCTGCACGACTGCCCGGTTGACGTGATGACCGACGGCGAGCGCGAGATTGACGGGCGTCAGTTCTATCTGCGCCTGGCCCAGCGCATCATGCACCTGTTCAGCACCCGCACTTCGTCGGGCATTTTGTATGAAGTGGATGCCCGCCTGCGTCCGTCCGGCGCGGCGGGTATGCTGGTCACCTCAACGGAGTCCTTCGCCGATTATCAGAAGAATGAAGCCTGGACCTGGGAGCATCAGGCGCTGGTGCGCGCCCGCGTGGTGTATGGCGATCCGCAGCTCAAAACGCAGTTCGATGCCGTCCGTAAGGATGTGATGACCACCCCGCGCGAGGGCAGTACGCTGCAGACGGAAGTGCGCGAGATGCGCGAGAAAATGCGCGCGCACCTGGGTAATAAACACCGCGATCGCTTTGATATCAAAGCCGACGAGGGCGGGATTACCGATATTGAGTTCATTACCCAGTATCTGGTGCTGCTCCACGCGCACGACAAGCCGAAGCTGACCCGCTGGTCGGATAACGTGCGCATTCTGGAGCTGCTGGCGCAAAACGACATTATGGACGAGCAGGAGGCGCAGGCTTTAACCCGCGCCTACACCACGCTGCGCGACGAGCTGCATCACCTGGCGCTACAGGAGCAGCCGGGGCACGTGGCGCTGGACTGTTTTGTCGCAGAGCGCGCTCAGGTAACGGCCAGCTGGCAGAAGTGGCTGGTGGAACCGTGCGTAACAAATCAAGTGTGA
- a CDS encoding multifunctional CCA addition/repair protein has translation MKSYLVGGAVRDALLGLPVKDKDWVVVGATPEEMLDAGYQQVGRDFPVFLHPKSREEYALARTERKSGSGYTGFTCYAAPDVTLEDDLLRRDLTINALAQDEHGQIIDAYGGQDDLRNRLLRHVSPAFSEDPLRVLRVARFAARYAHLSFRIADETMALMTAMTEAGELEHLTPERVWKETENALTTRNPQVFFQVLRDCGALKVLFPEIDALFGVPAPAKWHPEIDTGVHTLMTLSMAAMLSPDVDVRFSTLCHDLGKGLTPKELWPRHHGHGPAGVKLVEGLCQRLRVPNEIRDLAKLVAEFHDLIHTFPILKPATIVKLFDNIDAWRKPQRVEQIALTSEADVRGRTGFEACDYPQGRLLRKAWEVAKAVPTKDVVEAGFKGPDIREELTKRRIQAVSEWKEKHCPQPKD, from the coding sequence GTGAAGAGTTATCTGGTCGGTGGTGCGGTACGTGATGCGTTGTTAGGTCTGCCGGTCAAAGATAAAGACTGGGTGGTGGTGGGCGCCACCCCGGAAGAGATGCTGGACGCGGGCTACCAGCAGGTAGGCCGCGATTTTCCCGTCTTTTTACACCCGAAAAGCCGCGAAGAGTATGCCCTGGCGCGTACCGAGCGGAAGTCAGGTTCGGGCTATACGGGCTTTACCTGCTACGCCGCGCCGGACGTCACGCTGGAGGACGATCTCCTGCGTCGCGATCTGACCATTAACGCGCTGGCGCAGGACGAGCACGGCCAGATTATTGACGCTTATGGCGGCCAGGACGATCTGCGCAACCGTCTCTTACGTCACGTCTCCCCGGCGTTTTCTGAAGATCCGCTCCGCGTGCTGCGCGTGGCGCGTTTTGCCGCGCGTTACGCCCATCTCAGCTTCCGCATTGCCGATGAGACCATGGCGCTGATGACCGCCATGACCGAGGCGGGCGAGCTTGAACACCTGACGCCAGAGCGCGTCTGGAAAGAGACCGAGAATGCGCTCACCACGCGTAACCCGCAGGTCTTTTTCCAGGTGCTGCGCGACTGCGGCGCGCTAAAGGTGCTGTTCCCGGAAATAGACGCACTGTTTGGCGTCCCGGCTCCGGCGAAATGGCATCCGGAGATTGACACCGGCGTGCACACGCTGATGACCCTGAGCATGGCGGCCATGCTCAGCCCTGACGTGGACGTGCGCTTTTCCACCCTGTGCCACGATCTCGGCAAAGGCTTAACGCCAAAAGAGCTCTGGCCTCGGCACCACGGGCACGGTCCGGCAGGGGTGAAGCTCGTCGAAGGGCTGTGCCAGCGCCTGCGCGTGCCGAACGAAATCCGCGATCTGGCGAAACTGGTGGCCGAATTCCACGACCTGATCCACACCTTCCCGATCCTGAAACCGGCCACCATCGTTAAGCTGTTCGATAACATCGACGCCTGGCGCAAACCCCAGCGCGTGGAGCAGATCGCGCTCACCAGCGAGGCTGACGTGCGCGGGCGTACCGGGTTTGAAGCCTGTGACTACCCGCAGGGACGTTTACTGCGTAAAGCCTGGGAGGTAGCCAAAGCGGTGCCGACGAAGGACGTTGTCGAGGCGGGATTCAAAGGCCCGGACATTCGCGAAGAACTGACGAAACGGCGGATTCAGGCGGTATCAGAGTGGAAGGAAAAGCATTGCCCTCAGCCAAAAGACTGA
- the ribB gene encoding 3,4-dihydroxy-2-butanone-4-phosphate synthase produces the protein MNQTLLSSFGTSTQRVEHALDALREGRGVMVLDDENRENEGDMIFAAENMTVEQMALTIRHGSGIVCLCITEDRRKQLELPMMVENNTSAFGTGFTVTIEAAHGVTTGVSAADRLTTVRAAIADDAKPSDLHRPGHVFPLRAQAGGVLTRGGHTEATIDLVTLAGFKPAGVLCELTNDDGTMARAPECITFARLHNMPVVTIEDLIEYRQAHERKAS, from the coding sequence ATGAATCAGACGCTACTTTCCTCTTTTGGCACTTCAACTCAACGTGTTGAACATGCACTGGATGCACTGCGCGAAGGCCGCGGTGTGATGGTGCTTGACGATGAAAACCGTGAAAACGAAGGCGACATGATTTTCGCCGCCGAAAACATGACCGTTGAACAGATGGCGCTGACCATCCGTCACGGCAGCGGCATCGTATGCCTGTGTATTACCGAAGATCGTCGTAAGCAGCTCGAGCTGCCGATGATGGTCGAAAACAACACCAGCGCCTTTGGTACCGGATTTACCGTGACCATTGAAGCGGCGCATGGCGTGACCACCGGTGTGTCTGCGGCTGACCGTCTGACCACCGTACGTGCCGCGATTGCTGATGATGCGAAGCCATCCGATCTGCATCGTCCAGGCCACGTCTTCCCACTGCGCGCGCAGGCGGGTGGCGTGCTGACCCGCGGCGGTCACACCGAAGCGACGATCGACCTGGTGACGCTGGCTGGCTTCAAACCTGCGGGCGTGCTGTGTGAACTGACCAACGATGACGGCACCATGGCGCGTGCGCCAGAGTGCATCACCTTCGCACGTCTGCACAACATGCCGGTGGTAACGATTGAAGATCTGATCGAGTATCGCCAGGCGCACGAGCGCAAAGCCAGCTGA
- a CDS encoding type 1 fimbrial protein: MRNLANVLFIVLLSVLPLREALALDCYLGGSGGPVEETKTISPFAIPSNAQAGEKIWESDDIKIPVTCNHNVTSSFQPEDIFGWVNPYPSTSDPYYELGVTYEGIDYDAKGQPNGVDTRQCLDNQNITIYTPEQIRQMGWENRICSGNPDDIHTSRTFIARLRLYVKIKAMPPHGYVSSLSDYIVVQFDGKGGVNQMSDAKNLKYHINGLQNITVLDCGATFSIYPENQEIDFGTFSARDIVNQQTRKRTFSVKTTKVQDAQCSDGFKMDSSFYTNEALTANDTALLIGNGLKLRILNGTEPYTFNHYNEYVDFTGSTLEHEQQYTAELSPVEGKAIQSGPFETVVLFKINYH; the protein is encoded by the coding sequence ATGCGCAATCTCGCTAACGTATTGTTCATAGTGCTGCTCTCAGTGCTGCCTTTAAGAGAAGCGCTGGCGCTCGACTGCTACCTGGGCGGTTCGGGCGGCCCCGTAGAAGAAACTAAAACGATCTCGCCGTTTGCTATCCCCAGTAATGCACAGGCAGGTGAGAAAATTTGGGAATCGGATGACATCAAAATCCCGGTGACATGCAACCACAATGTCACAAGCAGTTTTCAACCGGAGGATATTTTTGGCTGGGTGAATCCTTATCCTTCAACCTCCGATCCCTATTATGAACTGGGCGTAACCTATGAAGGGATAGACTACGATGCAAAAGGCCAGCCTAACGGCGTCGATACCCGACAATGTCTGGACAACCAAAACATCACGATTTATACCCCCGAGCAGATCCGACAAATGGGATGGGAAAATCGTATCTGTTCCGGTAACCCGGATGATATCCACACTTCACGAACCTTCATTGCTCGTCTGCGCTTATACGTAAAAATTAAAGCCATGCCGCCTCACGGCTACGTCAGCTCGCTGAGCGATTACATCGTTGTCCAGTTTGACGGAAAAGGCGGCGTGAATCAGATGTCGGATGCGAAAAACCTCAAATATCACATCAACGGGCTGCAAAATATTACCGTTCTGGACTGCGGGGCAACGTTCAGTATTTACCCTGAGAACCAGGAGATTGATTTCGGCACCTTTAGCGCACGCGATATTGTGAATCAACAGACGCGTAAACGGACCTTTTCGGTGAAGACGACGAAAGTGCAGGATGCCCAATGTTCAGATGGCTTCAAAATGGACTCGTCGTTCTATACAAATGAAGCGCTTACGGCCAACGATACCGCACTGCTGATAGGCAATGGCCTGAAGCTGAGGATCCTTAACGGAACCGAGCCCTACACCTTTAACCACTATAACGAATACGTGGATTTTACGGGCAGCACGCTTGAGCATGAGCAGCAATACACCGCAGAGCTGTCGCCGGTCGAAGGAAAAGCGATCCAGTCCGGGCCGTTCGAAACAGTGGTGCTGTTCAAAATTAACTACCACTAA
- the ubiK gene encoding ubiquinone biosynthesis accessory factor UbiK: MIDPKKIEQIARQVHESMPKGIREFGDDVEKKIRQTLQAQLVRLDLVSREEFDVQTQVLLRTREKLALLEQRLTELENRNAPEEVKPAPAIPPVDNQE, from the coding sequence ATGATTGACCCGAAGAAAATTGAGCAAATTGCGCGTCAGGTTCACGAGTCTATGCCAAAAGGCATTCGTGAATTTGGTGATGACGTTGAGAAGAAAATCCGCCAGACGCTGCAGGCGCAGTTGGTTCGCCTTGATCTCGTCAGCCGCGAAGAGTTTGACGTGCAGACCCAGGTTCTGCTGCGCACCCGCGAGAAGCTGGCACTGCTGGAACAGCGTCTGACCGAGCTGGAAAACCGCAATGCGCCGGAAGAAGTGAAGCCAGCGCCAGCCATTCCGCCGGTGGATAACCAGGAGTAA